DNA from Microbacterium sp. SORGH_AS_0969:
ATCTCCTGTCGTCGCGCGACGCCTTTCGTATACGCGCCCGAGCGCCCGAGGCGGTCGTCGCCCTCACTCGCGGGAGCCTCGGCCTCGTCGTCGCTGGTCACCCCGTCAGTGTAGGGGAGATAAAAGCAACCAGTGGTCGGTTTTGTGGTAGCGTTCCCGCAATGCCCTCGGCGCCCCCCATGGCGCCCTCGACGACGAGCAAGGAAAGGTCCGATGTCGCTCCCTCTCCCTTCCGTCCAGCTCTACACGCTGGCCGCAGAATTCACCGCCGACCCGGGCGGGTCGCTCGACCGCCTCGCCGCGATCGGCCTCCGCAACGTCGAGGCGTTCGACTTCGTGCGCCGCCCCGCCGAGATCCGCGCGGCTCTGGATGCCAGTGGCCTGGCCGCCCCGACCGGACACGCCCCGCTGCTCTCGGACGAGCTGTGGACGCCCGACGGCTCCATTCCCACCCCCGCTCCCGAGGTGGTCTTCGAGGCCGCTGCCGAGATCGGCATCTCGACCGTGATCGACCCCTTCGTCGACCCCGCGCGCTGGGTGACCGCCGACGGGATCGCCGACATCGCCGAGCGCCTCAACAAGGCGGCCGACGTCGCCGCCACCTTCGGCCTGAACGTCGGGTACCACAACCACGCGCAGGAGTTCCTCATCGACGTCGACGGCAAGAGCGGCTTCGAGCACTTCGTGTCGCTGACCGACGAGCGCGTCGCGATCGAGCTCGACCTGTTCTGGGCGCTGACCGGCGGCCAGGACGTGCCGGCCCTCGTGCAGCGTCTCGGTTCGCGCCTGGTGGCGGTGCACGTCAAGGACGGCATCGTCCCGGTGCCCAACCCCTTCGCTCCGGATGCCGACCGCAGTGCCACGCGACAGCTCGACCAGCGTCGTCCCGGCGAGGGCCAGGTACCCCTCGTCGAGGCGATGCAGGTCGCCTCCGACGTGAAGTACGCGGTCATCGAGTACGACCAGGCTCCCGGTGACGTGTTCGACGACATCGCCGCCAGCTACGCGTTCCTCCTCGAGAAGGGTCTCGCCGCGTGAGCGCCCCCGTGGGAGTCGGCATCATCGGTGCCGGCGTCATCAGCGACACCTACCTCGAGAACCTCACGTCGTTCCCCGACGTGACGGTGCTCGCGGTCGGCGACATCGACACGGAGCGCGCCCGCGCCAAGGCCGAGAAGTACGGCGTGGCCTCGTGGGGCACCGCCGACGAGGTGCTCGGCAATCCCGACATCCAGGTCGTCGTCAACCTCACGATCCCCGCTGTCCACGTCGAGGTCTCGTCCGCCGCGATCGCCGCGGGCAAGCACGTCTGGACGGAGAAGCCGCTCGGCCTGGATCGCGTCGGCGCCGCGCAGCTCCTGCGCGACGCCGAGGCGGCGGGCCTGCGCATCGGCTCCGCGCCCGACACCGTGCTCGGCCCGGGATTCCAGTCCGCCAAGCGCGCGATCCTCGACGGCGTGATCGGCCAGCCCGTGTTCGCGCAGGCGTCGTTCCAGACGCAGGGTCCCGACCTCTGGCATCCGGGACCGCAGTTCCTCTTCGCGCGCGGCGCCGGCCCCCTGCTCGATATGGGCCCGTACTACCTGACCGCACTGGTGAGCCTGCTCGGTCCGGTGGACCGGGTCGCCGCCCTCGGCGCGAAGCCCCAGGCGCGGCGCGAGATCCACGCCGGTCCCGACGAGGGCACGTTCTTCGACGTCGAGGTGCCCACCACGGTGCAGCTACTCGCGGCGTTCGAGAGTGGTCAGCAGGCCCAGGGCCAGTTCAGCTTCGACTCGGCGCTCGAGCGCCACGGCGTGCTCGAGATCCACGGCACCGAGGGCACGATCGTGCTGCCCGACCCCAACCGCTTCGAGGGGCCGACGCGCTATGTCAAGCCGCTCGGCGTGCTGCGCGACGGCGCCCGGTTCGACCAGCCCTGGATCGATGTCGAGCAGGAGGGCGTGGTCGTCGGCCGCGGCCTGGGGCTGCTCGACATGGTCCGCGCAATCGCCGAGGACCGTCCGCACGTCGCGACCGGCGAGCTCGGCTACCACGTGCTCGACATCATGCTGTCGGCCGAGGAGTCGATCGAGAACGCGGCCTTCACGACCGTCGAGAGCACGCTCGCGGCTCCCGTCCCCGTCGTGCCCCGCGACTTCGATCCCTTCGCGCGCACGATCTGATCGACCCCGCCCCGCCGGTGCGTGCGGCGCGCGGGCGGGGTCCCGCCCGTGGGGGCGCCGAGACCGCATTCGTTTGACGAAGCCGCACCCAATGGGCGGCAAAAGCGTGCGGTCTCGGCAAACACGTGCGGTTTCGGCGGTGGTCACTCCGCGCGAAGTGACCAGCCGGCGGGGAGGTCGTTTCGTGGGTGCCGCCCCGGCCTCGCGTCAGCGGCAGCCCTGCGCGCCGATCCATGCGCGCGCGGCCTCGACGGCATCGCCCGGGGCGGCCTCGTCGGGGCTGATCGGGACCTCGGGGAACTCCGTTCCGGTGCGGTCGACGTAGATGCTCTGGGTGAGGATGATCCTCGCTCCGTCCGCCAGCGGAATCGGCAGGTTGGCGGAGGTGTAGCCGGCGGTAGGCGACCCGAAGCTACGGACCCCGTCGACGCCCCGGAACGCGGCCACGACGGCCTCGGCGCTCGATCCGGTCCCGGCATCCTGGAGCATCGCCACGGGAACGCCGGTGATCTTCCCGCGCGAGCTCACCGCGACCACGGTCTGGCCCTCGAGCCCCACGCCGTCGTCTTGCACGGTAACGGTGGTCGCGTCGCC
Protein-coding regions in this window:
- a CDS encoding sugar phosphate isomerase/epimerase yields the protein MSLPLPSVQLYTLAAEFTADPGGSLDRLAAIGLRNVEAFDFVRRPAEIRAALDASGLAAPTGHAPLLSDELWTPDGSIPTPAPEVVFEAAAEIGISTVIDPFVDPARWVTADGIADIAERLNKAADVAATFGLNVGYHNHAQEFLIDVDGKSGFEHFVSLTDERVAIELDLFWALTGGQDVPALVQRLGSRLVAVHVKDGIVPVPNPFAPDADRSATRQLDQRRPGEGQVPLVEAMQVASDVKYAVIEYDQAPGDVFDDIAASYAFLLEKGLAA
- a CDS encoding Gfo/Idh/MocA family protein; protein product: MSAPVGVGIIGAGVISDTYLENLTSFPDVTVLAVGDIDTERARAKAEKYGVASWGTADEVLGNPDIQVVVNLTIPAVHVEVSSAAIAAGKHVWTEKPLGLDRVGAAQLLRDAEAAGLRIGSAPDTVLGPGFQSAKRAILDGVIGQPVFAQASFQTQGPDLWHPGPQFLFARGAGPLLDMGPYYLTALVSLLGPVDRVAALGAKPQARREIHAGPDEGTFFDVEVPTTVQLLAAFESGQQAQGQFSFDSALERHGVLEIHGTEGTIVLPDPNRFEGPTRYVKPLGVLRDGARFDQPWIDVEQEGVVVGRGLGLLDMVRAIAEDRPHVATGELGYHVLDIMLSAEESIENAAFTTVESTLAAPVPVVPRDFDPFARTI